The Festucalex cinctus isolate MCC-2025b chromosome 14, RoL_Fcin_1.0, whole genome shotgun sequence DNA window AACCTGCTTTCTTCACTTTCCCGCTCGTTTTGAAATGACGCAGACAACTTTTGTTTGGCGCAATTGATGAAACACGACAAGATTTGAAAAGCTGTTGGAGATGGTTTTTTTCTTGGGAAGaagcaaatgaataaaaaacccAGTCTTGGCAAAAGCGCCGCTTGAAGCCATTCGGGACGGGCGCGCGCAAAGTCGCGAACGCACTTGTGCTACCGTGAAAGCCTGACGAGCGCTCCAGAGCGGCGACGTCATTTGCTTGGAGCCGATGAAATACGCGCGCGAATATACACGAGAGGAATTTTCGTCCTGGAATTTGATGTGAGCATTTATGGCTGACGCAGATTGGCGGGAGTTATGAAAGACATGTCGAGGGAGGAATTCCAATCATACTCTTATGAAATATGTTTGTCGACAATCATTTTGTAATGGAATGGACAACGAATAATTGGCACCCCATTCCCTGAGATTAGGACAACGATGCGCTCCAGTGTTGAAGGTAAAAACATTTGGAGTTAGAAATCCGCAGATGTAAAACCAGAATATTGAAGGTTTCTAACCCATAATGAAGATGACGTGTGCGAAGGCCACACAGGTGTAAGCTGTGAAATGCTTTTGGAATGATGTTTGTCTGCTTCAGGAGCTGAGGTATCAATTATTGTTCATATTGTTGAATATCAGGAAAAGTTGAGCtttttacaagacatgttttgtTTGGCCTTGATGGCTTCAAAGTGTAATGACAAGTTAGATTTCTCTGCTCAGACGGAGCAAACGTTGTCATTGGAGTGCTGATCCCTTTGAAAGGATTCCACCAAGATGGCCGGCGCTCCCTTCCTTTTTCTGCACGGCCGTATAGAGCGCCACGTTGCTCAGGAAGTTGTCCGGTCGTGACTTTGTGCTAACGTGGATGTTGTTGAACCCCCCCACAGGCGGCCAGCATGGGGGCCAGTTCTGCCAGTTCTTCCGAGGACCTTCTGGCCAACTGGCAGCGACTGTTCGTGGACAAGATGGCGCcctcggcggcggcgggcggggcCTCTTCCAGGGCGGCGTACTCGGACGGCGAGGAGGGCTCCACCGCAAGCCACGCCTCCAGCCTGGACACGGACacggacgccgccgccgccggcggggAGCTGCTCCCGACGGACGCGCGGCGCCCGGAGGACGGCGAGGACGAGGAGCCCCGCCGTTTGCCCGTCATTTCGCCCCGCCTCTTGGACTTGGACCCCGCCTTCGCCGCAGCCGCGCTGCCGCGACCTCACAGGAGCCCCAAGAGGATGGGGGTGCACCACCTCCACAGACAGCAACAATAACGCCGCGGCCGGTCGGAAGGTCGCCAACGTCCCCTTTTACGTACGTGAGCGTGCGcaagctcctcctcctcttggcTGCGTCGCTAACGCACGCGCGATGACAACTTTCCTTCCCGGGCGGGCGCTGGTCCAGGCCAAGACGTGCCGACGGATGCCACCAGCAAACCACGCGTCTACTTTGAGCGCCCGCACGCGCGCACGCCCTTTTTCCAGACGTCGACTGTTGTCCGTCGTTCTGGCGGGTGACGGACAGCGTCGAACAAGAAGACGCTGTCCGTCTTCTTGTTTTGCTAGCTCTTCTTTTCCCCACTCGTTAGCTGGACGCCATCGTGAGCGTGAGCCAGTGCGACCGTGGACTTTGGGCTAGTTCTCCGTTTCAAGCTTGCCATTTTCTGTCTCTCGTCCAGTCGGTGGAGCCCTCGGCTCGTTCTTTTCAACTTGTCACGTCGGCGAGCCGGAAGACGTTTTGAGGCGCGCGTCCCGCGACGGGCCGCTCGCCAGCCTTCCTTTGCAACCTTGCGAGTTGTTGACGGCAGCAAGACGCTTTTTGCGCTTGTCCCGTCGGATGCAGTCAGCTTGTGCTCGTGCCGTCGGTGACCTTTGACCCCAGTCAAGTACTTGAAGGTTCCATGAACACTTTGGTTGGCTGATGATTGATTTGCAAACGGATGTCTATTtttcaatgaataaaaaaaatgaatcgggCAGGTGTGCTTCATCTGACGATTGCGTGCGGTTGCGAAACAGTCGAGCCTTTGCAATCAGATGCCTTTTTGCTCAAAATGGCGTCTGATCTGACAACGCTGTCGCATTTCCATAGCAAGCAGCTTTCAGCGAGGCGTGAAGAAATGCATGATGTCACCATGGGCTGCTGACGTTAcaagaaattcaaaatattgaCGCGGCCGAGATCGTCGGATCCCGTCGGCCAAGAGGAGGTTACAGACCACACGGTCGGTCGttggttggttgattgattgaacaTTTTTATGAACACGTTACAACATATAAGTTGAAGTTCAAATTATAATTTCAAGAAAGTCAATAATAACATCATTGACAAAAGGAGTAGGAGGAAGTGTAATAACTGTTCTAGTCCTACTCCCATTCAATCATGTTCATGTACTCATAAATTATCTCATAAGggagcataaaaataaatcaatagaaATGGAAGAATGAAAATAGTACATGTTATGGATGTTCCATCTGAAAATTCCACATTGTTGctaagcagcacatctgttccttgagaaggggccgcagatgtggtaacccccccccccaggatgaccaggctgcaatggatgccgaatgggcaacaattgGCATAGTTTGTGATACTAAACATTAGTACTAGAAGAGTGCAAAAGTCCATTGAGGAAGTTGAAGCGCTGCAAGAAGACGTGGTCGGGGAAGtcggtcatcatcatcatcatcatcatcatcatccaagtAGGAATTGGAATTAGACAGGATCAAAAAAATGAGACCTTGTCTGAATTTccaaaacaatttcatttttggttCTCAAGGGATCATTTCACGTCTCAGACAAGCCGCAATGACCTTTGACCTTCAATGAGATTGACAAGCTGatactgcatttttttctttttgtggaaaaacaaaactcattaCTTGAAAAAAGGTGTGATGAATTCATATGGAAATGGTGGATACATTTTTTGGATACGCTCAAGACAAACtgcttgaagctttttttttttttttttttttacaagtcccACCTCCATATGGAATATGATTCCTCAATAACTACTTTCTCGTACTGATGAACTTCTTTGTAGTTTGTAATTATGACGTTGAAGATGGATAACTTTCATCGGACAAACAATGAAGGCACACGTCATCAGGAAGgaagcagaattttttttttaattcatttgaaattgAAAGAACGAAGAACATGGAGGTTGTTTAGCGGGCGCGCGTGTTGAAGAAGCGCTCCAGGACGGATTCCACATCATCCTGACCGACGTAGTCCGCCACCGACATGCGCTCGCCGTCCGACGCTCCTCGGATCATGGCCGACAACCCTGCcgcagacggacggacggacagacagaggAAGGGAGTGAGCGAACGAGGCCTTTTTCCTCTTTTGCGTCTTGAAATGAGGCAGGCGAGCGCTGACGTACGACGTCCTGACGACGGTCGGAAGAGGCACAGGGTCGGCTTCCTCATCAGGTAGGCGTGGCCAAGCTCGtagcccacgcccagcgacggCTGCGTCACCTCGGCGACCACCGCTGTCGCCACACACGTCCGTCAACTGTCGGCGTTTGCGCAGATAGTGACAAAGACGGCGACTGTCTCACCGTCGGCTTGTCGGAGCCAGTCCAAGTCGCGATCGTGAATGGCGCCGTCGTCCAAATCTTGTTCACCTGCACACAACGCGCCTCACAATTCAGACACAGCATTTCGGATACGTGGATCTCTCGCGCAATTCGCGGCAAAATGGCGCCGGTCGCCTAGCCTGGCAAGCCACGCCCACTTTGTTGAAGCCAAGACAGCAGTTGGAGTCTGGCTGAGAAGGAAGCGTGCGATCCAACTTGTTGATTTGCAACCAACGTCACGCCAATCCAATCATCGTGTTACCGTGACGACAGAAGTCATTCACGACCGTCTGTCATGTTGAATTGCTTCCGCCCAACGCTTTACTGACAGAAAACAGCATGACTCGGCGGATTTTATACTGCACAAACTCAGTTTCTTACTATTTTTGTCATTCTCTCCAAATAAATATGCAAGTCCCACCCCAAGTACTTCCCAGTTTAAAAACGAGCCTCGGCTCACAAAGCGTGCGTGTCAGCATCAGCATCAGCTGGAATCAATCGGGGCTGGGCTGGCACAACAAAACCGGCCCTGGCCTTTTGACTCCTGCCGAACATGCAGTTGTGCCACTGATGTGTATTGCGACGATATGCTTCAGTTTGCAAGCTCTATTTGACCTTGATGACCAGACTGGACCCTccaaattgtgggccagtctctcgGAGTGAAAAGTGGGAAAACAATGATGAAAAAGCACTGCATTGGCCccaaaagaggccggcccaccgggcacgtgccctgtatgccagatggccagtccaacTCTGGCTGGAATGAATCCAGCTGTTTTGAGTTTGACCCTCCAGATTGCTCGcagacatttttctttctttctttctttcgtttGCAGCCCCTTCTGGTGGTAAttactatggggtatatgccacggaagaggcgggacgtgattttgcacatcagtttgttttcggtccgggttgcgaacgcgcaaccgaggggcatcaagtcggaagcgcaagtatttttgacgtaagcccacacgtcacaaaccgaaccggaaacaaactgatgagcAACAATGAAGCATCCGCCTCTGAATGCTCCTCCAAATGTGCATGTCAATTTACATTTATGCAGTTTGTTGCCACCCAGCTCCCGCGGTGCAACGCGCAAAACAAACAATGACGTCACACGGGAGTTCGTGTGTTGAAAACTGTTGATTAAAAAGAGCTGTTAGCTCCTGATTATTATATTTGATATATTTGTCATGGTTTTACTACTCTTGAACGCATCGTATCGCCTCTATGACGTCACGTTGTCTCTTTTCTGATTGGAGATGTTCACTGTTTGTTTGCGCCGCCTCAGAAATGTGCCAGGCGGACGCCGAGATTGTGTGAGCAGCCGCTTTCCAGGCTACAAAATATCCACTTGGTCCGAAAACAAGAGAGCAAATGGCGTCCCGAGACTTGTGGCCTCGGGTACGGACTGGGAGCGTTCCAAACAAAGTCAACCAAACAGCAACTGACCCGTGTGGCCGAGCTCGCCGTCGCCCACGTGCTCCGTCAGAACCTTCCCGAACCTTGCCAGCGTCTTGACGATGTGCTCGTACAGGAGCACGTCGGCTCTGCCGCCGCGGATGCTTGCGCAGAAATAAATCTTGAGTGTCTCCATTTCGTCCGAGCCGCGCGCCCAGTTTGCCGCGTCTGGCCTCGAATCGTCACATCCGGCAAAGGGACGTGTCGCGTcggtgttatttttttctggatGTGTGTCATCCCTTGCAACgccttatttttatttctttttttttttgctttattgaaCAAAGAATAAGTGCAGATCAGTAtaatgttttaaacaaaatgaaaaatatcattATACTCAtgtacaacacaaaaaaactatacaaatATAAAAGGTATTTGTTCCATTGtagttgccgtagttggcgatccaagatggcgggatcttctgcgcatgcgcgtcaccgatcgagctgggtcaccgatagcgtcttgacgcGTCTGTCAAACGGAAACGACGTTCGTTCTTTCCGCTGCGTGGAACATTTCAGCCGGATGTCTTGCCGTGTATATTCATGGCCGAATTTGCTCAGGATTTAAGCACTTTTCTGTAGAGTCGAACTAGGAAGGGACGGCGCCGCCCCGAGCACGAGCACGAGCACGAGCACGAGCACGATTCGTTTGACAACCGCGACGCAACATGTCTGCCGGCCCCGGGCGCGCCAGCAGCACGGAACCGTGGGGGAGCTTCGACGACCACCTGGTCCAGGTAAGCTGACGCGCTCACGTCGTTAGCCGCTGGCCAAAGTGACACGTCCGTCCGCGGCTTCGGGCGCagggcgacggcggcggcggcggcggcggctcagCCGTCATCGACATGGAAAACATGGACGACACGTCGGGCTCCAGCTTCGAGGACATGGGCGAGATGCATCAGCGcatgaaggaggaggaggaagtggcGGCCGAGGCGGCGGACGCCGACGACCAAGACGGAGACTTCTTGGGCATGAAGGGCCTGAAGGGCCAGCTGGGCAGGCAGGTGGCCGACGAAGTGAGTGGCAGTCCCCGTCGTGGTCATCGGATCTGATTTGGGTCCGAGTCCCAGCCTGTCGCCGTCCTCGGTGTGTGTCGTTCAGGTGTGGCAGGCGGGCAAGCGCCAGGCATCCCGAGCCTTCAATCTGTACGCCAACATCGACATCCTGAGACCCTACTTTGATGTGGAACCCGTCCAGGTGCGCAACAGGTAGGAGTCCGCGCTTCCTGTCTGCTGACGCGGCTTCCGGCCAGGTCCAAGTTGAATGTTGCGTGCGCTCGCAGGTTAATCGAGTCGCTGATTCCCGTCCGCATGATCAGCTTCCCTCAGGTACGCCCACTTCCTGTCGCAAGCGGGCGCCACTTCCGGCTCACACCTGTATGTGTGTTTAGAAGATTGCAGGTGAGCTGTACGGGCCGCTCATGCTGGTGTTGACGCTGGTGGCCATCTTGCTGCACGGCATGAAGACGTCAGGGACCGTCATAGTGAGaaagcgcgcgcgcgcacgcacgcacacgtagACAAAGACGGGCGATGACGTGGCGCGCTGGTCGTGCGTGTTTCAGAGGGAGGGCACCCTGATGGGAACGGCCATCGGAACGTGTTTCGGCTACTGGCTGGGCGTTTCCTCCTTGATCTTCTTCCTGGCGTACCTGCTCAATGCTCAGATCACCATGTTGCAAACGCTCTCCCTGCTGGTGAGACGCGCACGCAAGCACACTTTTTGCCTGGGGGCCGGGCGGGTGTATTTTGATGTTGACGGCGGGAGCGTTTGTTCAGGGCTACGGCTTGTTTGGTCCGTGCGTGGTTCTCCTGGTCAGCTACAACGTGCACGTCCACCTGCTCTTCTACTTGCTGTGGCTGCTGCTGGGAGGACTGTCCACCCTGCGCATGGTGAGCCGCCGGCCCCCTTAAATCAAAGCGTCGTCTGGGGTCCCGCCCACTTGAGCGAGCGAGCGCCGTCTTGTCTTTCAGGTGTCGGCGCTGCTGTCGCGCACGGTGGGCGCCACGCCTCGCCTGCTGCTGTGCGCCAGCGTGTCGCTGCTGCACATGCTCTTCCTGCTCTACCTTCACTTCGCCTACCACAAGATGGTGGAAGGTAGGCTTGCGCAATCCCAACTTGCAAATTGaaacttgacaaaaaacaaaacaagctccTCCGAGCTCAATGTAGGCAAGTTTTGTCAGGCATTCTTGCAATCATCCTGAAGAAGAAGATTTCTTACCTTCACCTTGCGCTCTTTTTCAAAATGTGACAAATGAATTGGATTTCTTGCGAGCGTTGATGAGAATTGACGGAAATGAGAAGCgaacgagttaaaaaaaataaatctgttcaTGTcagctctttttgtttttttccccttcaatggAGTTTAGTTTCCGTATATCTacaacaaatgaaaatgtttgcgtTTAGAAAAGCTTTTCTGGGTTGGAACttgatttctatttttattctttttttttttttttttttttacctctgatattccttactttttaaaaatgtgttgttccGTGGCGAGCCTTGAAGCTGCGTGTCATCTTTCAGGCCTCCTGGACTCCCTGGAAGgatccaacatggccgccatgcAGCGCGTGGCCCGTGATGTGGAGCCGCTGAGGCTCAACGCCAACGCCAGCGCCCCCGTCGGCGCGCTGGCCCTGTGACCGAGCCGCCGCCGCACGTGTGGCGTCGTCAAGCCGTTTTGTCTTCTGCTCTTCTCGCGCTTGCTCATCATCTTGTTCATGCGCTGGAAATCGGATCACGTCCAAGCAAAATCCGTCATTTGGCCTGGCagacattttgtgtgtgcgtgtggcatGCAGGGGCATTTTGTCACCTCCTTCCAAAAGGATGACAAGCAAACGTGCGATGGATCCCATCTGATAGACGTCTGAGCAGAAAGCTGAAGGTCCGCCACCAAATGATCGTCCGTTCAAGCAAATCTGTTGACTGACAGTTTTCAAGCTTTTCCTGCTCACACAGCCAGGAGCTTTGCATATGAAataagaggcttttttttccttcctaaaTGCCAGTACGGCAATCAAAAAGCCACCTTTGCACATTGCTACCATTTCTAATTTCAGACTCAGAAATGACTCTCGTAACAAAAAGATTCTGAAAACTATATTTGTAAAAGTTTCAAATTATCTAAATGTATGTGAAGCCCCTGGCATTTTCATTGTTTCCCCATGGTGTACAAGCTAGTTTAATAATGTATAATAAGTCCAGTTTTCACCAACAAATCTATTCTAGTAGCTTTAGAATGTTTCCAGTTTGTTCATGTCAGGTGTACAGTTCTATACTTGTCTATGATTCAATAAAGATTGATACATACAAATGAGACGGACTTCGTGTGAGGTTAAGCCAAACCTCTTTCGTTTCGTTCTTTCTTCCTATTCTGAGAGATTCTGGCCAAGTTGAAGTTGTCCAAAAAGAAGAGTGGCAACTTACGATGGCTGCCCATGCGTGCGAGTCGCACTCCAGCACAGTAGGGGGCGATAATGGGCCGAAGAAGCACATAAGCGGCTTGCAGTGCATAAGATCCGCTCACGCCCCTCCCCGTTGGCTGATTGTCTTCTGTCGCGTTCGTGGCGAGACTCAGAGTCGCGAAACAAGCGAGGATAGCCGTGAGGAAGCGAAGCGAAGCGACTCGCCCAAGCAGCTTGGACCGTTCGGGACTCGTGTGGCATTTTGAGGTCGAGCGGCCACAAGCCGAGCGAACGAGCGTCGGGTGAGTTGGCCCTTGAGTCTGTTGCCAGCGACCGACAATGTCGCAAATGGCAATTCCTTCCAAAATGGCGACGTCGCGTTCGAGTGGCCGGCTCGCGTGTTTCTTGTGTCGGGACGGGACGCATTTGTTATGAGTGTCGGGCGCGTGACGTCACGACGAGGCCGGAGCGGACGTGCGGGCCCGCACGCGCTCATGGCGGAGGAGCGCCTCGACGTCGCCGTCGATTTGCGTCGGAAGTGGAAGCACGTCGACTTTCATGATGCCGTCGGCGTCGCTTCTTGGGGGAGCGAGTTGTTTCGAATTGATCCAAGTGGATTGTGCTCTTGGTGACTTGTGCAAGCAAATGCAAATGGCGACGTCAGCACGGTCGTGGCGTGCTTGTAAACACGAAGGTGAAAGTTCCGAGGGTGTTTTGGGGCCGAGGCTGCTATCAGCTGCGTGTTTACA harbors:
- the dnph1 gene encoding 5-hydroxymethyl-dUMP N-hydrolase is translated as METLKIYFCASIRGGRADVLLYEHIVKTLARFGKVLTEHVGDGELGHTGEQDLDDGAIHDRDLDWLRQADAVVAEVTQPSLGVGYELGHAYLMRKPTLCLFRPSSGRRLSAMIRGASDGERMSVADYVGQDDVESVLERFFNTRAR
- the yipf3 gene encoding protein YIPF3, with amino-acid sequence MSAGPGRASSTEPWGSFDDHLVQGDGGGGGGGSAVIDMENMDDTSGSSFEDMGEMHQRMKEEEEVAAEAADADDQDGDFLGMKGLKGQLGRQVADEVWQAGKRQASRAFNLYANIDILRPYFDVEPVQVRNRLIESLIPVRMISFPQKIAGELYGPLMLVLTLVAILLHGMKTSGTVIREGTLMGTAIGTCFGYWLGVSSLIFFLAYLLNAQITMLQTLSLLGYGLFGPCVVLLVSYNVHVHLLFYLLWLLLGGLSTLRMVSALLSRTVGATPRLLLCASVSLLHMLFLLYLHFAYHKMVEGLLDSLEGSNMAAMQRVARDVEPLRLNANASAPVGALAL